Proteins from a genomic interval of Xiphophorus maculatus strain JP 163 A chromosome 7, X_maculatus-5.0-male, whole genome shotgun sequence:
- the uchl3 gene encoding ubiquitin carboxyl-terminal hydrolase isozyme L3 codes for MDSPRWLPLESNPEVMTKFVSCLGMKPSWQFGDVYGLDPELLNLVPRPVCAVLLLFPVTEKYEAFKQEEEERLKGQGHGVSPDVYFIKQTIGNACGTIGLIHAVANNQAHLQFEADSPLKKFLEQTAKMTPQERATFLEKDESIRVTHESSAQEGQTEAPSLDEKVNLHFVAFVNIGGQLYELDGGKPFPIVHGKTTEDTLLEDAVEVCKVFMARDPQEVRFTIIALSKDSF; via the exons ATGGACTCTCCACGCTGGCTGCCTCTGGAGTCTAATCCAGAA gtcaTGACCAAG tttgtcagctgtttgggcATGAAGCCATCTTGGCAGTTTGGGGACGTTTACGGGTTGGATCCAGAGCTTCTGAACTTGGTACCAAGACCAGTGTGTGCAGTGCTGCTCCTCTTCCCTGTAACAGAGAAG TATGAGGCGTTTAAgcaagaagaggaggagagactGAAAGGCCAGGGGCACGGAGTCTCCCCTGACGTATACTTTATCAAGCAAACTATTGGGAACGCCTGTGGAACGATCGGATTAATTCACGCAGTGGCTAACAACCAGGCACACCTGCAGTTTG AGGCCGACTCTCCCCTTAAGAAGTTCCTTGAACAAACGGCAAAAATGACCCCACAGGAAAGGGCCACGTTTCTGGAAAAAGACGAG AGCATACGTGTCACACATGAATCTAGCGCACAGGAGGGACAAACTGAG GCCCCGAGTTTAGATGAAAAAGTCAATCTGCATTTTGTAGCTTTTGTGAACATCGGAGGACAGTTATACGAACTAG ATGGAGGGAAGCCTTTTCCTATTGTCCATGGAAAAACTACAGAAGATACGCTCCTTGAG GACGCTGTAGAAGTTTGTAAGGTTTTCATGGCTCGCGACCCTCAGGAAGTCCGTTTCACCATCATCGCTCTGTCCAAAGACTCGTTCTGA